A portion of the Anoxybacillus gonensis genome contains these proteins:
- the hypE gene encoding hydrogenase expression/formation protein HypE — protein sequence MERITLAHGDGGQLAHQLIADVFVSMFRNDRHAKFDAATFTLDPHELAMTTDSFVVKPLFFPGGNIGKLAVAGTINDLSVVGAIPKVMTCSFIIEEGFPICDLKTIVQSMAEEAKKVNVEIVAGDTKVVERGSADGLYINTTGIGVISHSLEPKICEGDSVIVSGSVGDHGVAILVARGELGLVSTIESDCTTLYPLIAKALQASQRIRLMRDPTRGGLATALVEICEDFGVTIELEEERIPVKQEVEGACELLGFDPLYLANEGKVVMIVPKEEEQAVLDALRSQPEGKAAAVIGTVRAINKGQLLLRTPLGTTRRLYRLTGLMLPRIC from the coding sequence ATGGAGCGAATCACGCTCGCTCATGGGGACGGAGGACAGTTAGCCCATCAGCTCATTGCAGACGTTTTTGTTTCTATGTTTCGTAACGATCGTCATGCAAAATTCGACGCAGCTACGTTTACGTTAGACCCCCACGAGCTAGCCATGACAACAGATAGTTTTGTCGTTAAACCGCTTTTCTTTCCGGGTGGAAATATTGGGAAACTGGCGGTAGCTGGAACAATAAATGATTTATCGGTCGTTGGAGCGATCCCGAAAGTAATGACGTGTAGTTTTATTATCGAAGAAGGATTTCCAATTTGTGATTTAAAAACGATCGTGCAATCGATGGCTGAAGAAGCGAAAAAAGTCAATGTGGAGATTGTTGCGGGCGATACAAAAGTCGTTGAACGTGGTAGTGCGGATGGATTATATATTAATACAACAGGGATCGGAGTCATTTCACATTCGCTTGAGCCGAAAATTTGTGAAGGGGACTCGGTCATTGTCAGCGGTTCAGTTGGTGATCATGGAGTAGCTATATTAGTTGCCCGAGGGGAATTAGGGCTTGTATCAACGATTGAGAGCGACTGTACAACATTGTATCCGCTCATTGCCAAAGCGTTACAGGCAAGTCAACGCATTCGCCTAATGCGCGACCCAACCCGCGGGGGATTAGCGACTGCCCTTGTAGAAATTTGTGAAGATTTTGGTGTAACGATTGAATTGGAGGAAGAACGTATCCCAGTAAAACAAGAAGTGGAAGGAGCATGTGAATTGCTCGGGTTTGATCCGCTCTATTTGGCTAACGAAGGAAAAGTGGTCATGATCGTTCCGAAAGAAGAGGAACAAGCTGTTCTTGATGCCCTTCGTTCTCAACCTGAAGGAAAAGCTGCAGCTGTGATCGGAACTGTTCGAGCAATAAACAAAGGTCAATTATTGTTGCGAACACCGCTTGGCACAACACGACGATTATATCGATTAACCGGATTAATGTTGCCGCGTATTTGTTAA
- the thyA gene encoding thymidylate synthase — protein MKQYLQLLEDILQNGVYKDDRTGTGTISVFGRQLRFDLRKGFPLLTTKKLHIRSIIHELLWFLSGDTNIRYLKENGVTIWDEWADENGDLGPVYGAQWRSWRGADGRTIDQISEVIEQIKHNPNSRRLLVSAWNVAELDNMKLPPCHYAFQFYVENGTLSCMWQQRSVDTFLGLPFNIASYALLTHMVAQQCDLQPKELIFTGGDVHLYMNHIEQAKLQLTREPRPLPKLVIKRKPASIFEYRFEDFEIVDYHPHPHIKADVSV, from the coding sequence ATGAAACAATATTTACAATTACTTGAAGATATTTTACAAAACGGTGTGTATAAAGATGACCGTACGGGAACAGGGACGATTTCTGTCTTTGGACGTCAATTGCGCTTTGATTTACGCAAAGGATTTCCTTTACTTACAACAAAAAAGTTACATATTCGTTCCATTATTCATGAGTTGCTCTGGTTTTTAAGTGGGGATACGAATATTCGCTATTTAAAAGAAAATGGTGTAACAATTTGGGATGAATGGGCAGATGAAAATGGAGATTTAGGTCCGGTATATGGAGCTCAATGGCGTTCATGGAGGGGAGCAGACGGTCGAACGATTGATCAAATTAGCGAAGTGATTGAACAAATAAAGCACAATCCAAATTCGCGCCGTCTTTTAGTAAGCGCATGGAATGTTGCGGAATTAGACAATATGAAGTTGCCTCCTTGCCATTATGCTTTTCAGTTTTACGTGGAAAATGGAACGTTATCGTGCATGTGGCAACAGCGTTCGGTTGATACGTTTTTAGGTCTTCCGTTCAATATCGCAAGCTATGCACTACTTACACATATGGTTGCTCAACAATGCGATCTACAACCGAAAGAACTTATTTTTACTGGCGGTGACGTTCATTTATATATGAATCATATCGAACAAGCGAAGTTGCAATTAACGAGAGAACCGCGCCCACTTCCGAAATTAGTCATTAAACGAAAACCAGCTTCTATCTTTGAATATCGCTTTGAAGATTTTGAAATTGTTGATTACCATCCGCATCCGCATATTAAAGCGGACGTGTCTGTGTAA
- a CDS encoding dihydrofolate reductase: MISIIVAMDRNRVIGWNNTLPWHLPADLAYFKHVTMGHPIVMGRKTFESIGRPLPGRINIVLTRHNTFSANSNVQVIHSIDDIEQVEQQYGHVFVIGGAQVFEQAMPFADQLYVTHIDETFTGDTFFPPIDEKQWVLRTVRQGVQDEKNRYPHTFCIYERTAR; encoded by the coding sequence GTGATTTCTATCATTGTTGCGATGGATCGAAATCGAGTTATTGGTTGGAACAATACATTACCTTGGCACTTACCGGCGGATTTAGCTTATTTTAAACATGTAACTATGGGTCATCCGATTGTCATGGGGCGAAAAACATTTGAATCGATCGGCCGTCCGCTTCCTGGAAGAATAAACATCGTACTTACACGGCACAATACGTTTTCAGCGAATTCGAATGTTCAAGTGATTCATTCAATTGATGACATTGAACAAGTAGAACAGCAATATGGTCATGTGTTTGTTATTGGGGGAGCGCAAGTGTTTGAACAAGCGATGCCGTTTGCGGATCAATTGTACGTTACACACATTGACGAAACGTTTACAGGAGATACATTTTTTCCACCAATTGATGAAAAGCAATGGGTGCTTCGTACCGTTCGCCAAGGTGTGCAAGATGAAAAAAATCGTTATCCACACACATTTTGTATATATGAACGAACAGCTCGCTAA
- the ilvA gene encoding threonine ammonia-lyase IlvA, which yields MEQQVKRKHGVYVEDILIAYQTLKDVVYHTPLQKNELLSERYDCHVYFKREDLQVVRSFKIRGAYYRMKSLSEEEKKNGIVCASAGNHAQGVAYSCRALGVHGKIYMPSTTPRQKVSQVQFFGREFVDIILVGDTFDDSYEQARICAKQEQRTFIHPFDDEAVIAGQGTVGVEILNDCEEPIDYVFASIGGGGLISGVGTYIKSISPATKLVGVEPEGAPSMKKSFEAKEVVTLSEIDPFVDGAAVKRVGEKTFALAKEMVDDIVVVPEGKACTTILQLYNENAIVVEPAGALPVAALDLYKEHIRGKTVVCIISGGNNDIGRMQEIKERSMIYEGLQHYFIVNFPQRAGALREFLDEVLGPTDDITLFEYTKKNNKDSGPALVGIELKCREDYGPLVERMKKKGFPFMEVNKDSSLFHLLI from the coding sequence ATGGAACAACAAGTAAAACGAAAACATGGCGTATATGTAGAAGATATTTTAATTGCTTATCAAACGCTAAAAGATGTCGTGTATCATACCCCTTTGCAAAAAAATGAATTGCTTTCAGAACGTTATGATTGTCACGTATATTTTAAGCGGGAAGATTTACAAGTCGTTCGCTCGTTTAAAATTCGTGGGGCATATTATCGAATGAAAAGCTTAAGTGAGGAAGAAAAGAAAAATGGGATTGTTTGCGCAAGTGCAGGCAATCATGCCCAAGGCGTAGCTTATTCATGTCGAGCGCTCGGTGTGCATGGGAAAATTTATATGCCATCTACAACTCCAAGACAAAAAGTATCACAAGTACAGTTTTTTGGTCGAGAGTTTGTCGACATTATTTTAGTTGGCGATACATTTGATGATTCTTATGAGCAAGCACGAATTTGTGCAAAACAAGAGCAGCGAACATTTATCCATCCGTTTGATGATGAAGCTGTAATTGCAGGGCAAGGAACAGTGGGTGTTGAAATTTTAAATGATTGTGAAGAACCGATTGATTATGTGTTTGCAAGTATTGGCGGCGGAGGGCTTATTTCTGGTGTCGGCACGTATATTAAAAGCATTTCACCAGCAACGAAATTAGTTGGCGTCGAACCTGAAGGAGCTCCTTCTATGAAAAAATCGTTTGAAGCAAAAGAAGTTGTCACTTTAAGTGAAATTGATCCGTTTGTAGATGGCGCGGCAGTGAAACGTGTGGGGGAAAAAACATTTGCATTAGCAAAAGAGATGGTCGATGATATTGTCGTTGTTCCTGAAGGAAAAGCATGTACAACGATTTTGCAACTTTATAATGAAAATGCGATTGTAGTCGAGCCTGCTGGAGCGTTGCCGGTTGCTGCGCTTGATTTATATAAGGAACATATTCGGGGCAAGACCGTTGTTTGTATTATTAGCGGAGGAAACAACGATATTGGACGCATGCAAGAAATTAAAGAGCGCTCGATGATTTATGAAGGACTTCAACATTATTTTATTGTCAATTTTCCACAACGTGCTGGAGCGTTGCGCGAATTTCTTGATGAAGTATTAGGACCAACAGACGACATTACACTTTTTGAATATACGAAAAAAAATAATAAAGACAGTGGCCCGGCTCTCGTTGGCATTGAATTAAAATGTCGTGAAGATTACGGTCCGCTCGTCGAACGAATGAAGAAAAAAGGTTTTCCGTTTATGGAAGTGAATAAAGATAGCAGTTTGTTCCATTTGCTCATTTGA
- a CDS encoding YpmP family protein, with translation MLFKSLEFKNVDGQKVKIIEIPVLEDDNPYQFMVKVRLQTFIAQVYAKKSPKKVYSFKEYLKRVLKWPVYEQIFKSEILKNNA, from the coding sequence TTGTTATTCAAAAGCCTAGAGTTTAAAAACGTAGATGGGCAAAAAGTAAAAATTATCGAAATTCCGGTATTGGAGGACGATAACCCTTATCAATTTATGGTAAAAGTAAGGTTACAAACGTTTATTGCACAAGTGTATGCTAAAAAAAGTCCAAAGAAGGTGTATTCATTTAAAGAATATTTAAAACGTGTGTTGAAGTGGCCGGTGTATGAACAAATATTTAAGTCTGAAATTTTAAAAAACAATGCATAA
- a CDS encoding DegV family protein, which produces MSKVKIVTDSTVDLTKEVIEAWDIRVVPLSISIDGQTYVDGIDLTPQQFIERMKQADELPKSSQPSAGQFLQVYDELGEAGYDVISIHMTGGMSGTVRSAESAATMTKANVTVIDSRFISLALGFQVLEAAKMAAEGKTVEEIVSRLDTIRANTHLFVVVDTLENLVKGGRIGRGKAMIGSLLNIKPIASLQDGVYTPVTKVRSQSQIVKFLTNQFVEHTKGKMIRAVGIAHADALDLSERLKQSLAEATGWTQTDIVYTTPIISTHTGPGAIGFMYYTE; this is translated from the coding sequence ATGAGCAAAGTAAAGATTGTGACAGATTCTACGGTTGATTTAACGAAAGAAGTGATTGAGGCGTGGGACATTCGCGTCGTGCCATTATCGATCTCTATTGACGGGCAAACATATGTAGACGGCATTGATTTAACTCCACAACAATTTATTGAAAGAATGAAACAAGCAGATGAACTCCCAAAAAGTTCTCAACCTTCTGCAGGGCAGTTTTTACAAGTATATGATGAACTCGGAGAAGCAGGGTATGATGTCATTTCCATTCATATGACAGGAGGCATGAGTGGAACGGTGCGCTCTGCCGAGAGTGCTGCAACGATGACAAAAGCAAACGTTACCGTCATCGATTCTCGTTTTATTTCTCTTGCGCTCGGCTTTCAAGTATTAGAAGCGGCAAAAATGGCGGCAGAGGGAAAAACAGTAGAAGAAATTGTTTCACGTCTTGATACGATTCGAGCGAATACACATTTATTTGTTGTTGTTGATACACTTGAAAATCTCGTTAAAGGTGGGCGCATTGGCCGAGGGAAAGCAATGATTGGTTCGCTACTAAACATTAAACCGATTGCTTCGTTACAAGATGGTGTATATACACCTGTGACAAAAGTTCGTAGTCAGTCTCAAATCGTTAAATTTTTAACAAACCAATTTGTTGAACATACGAAAGGAAAGATGATTCGAGCAGTAGGGATTGCTCATGCAGATGCGCTTGATTTAAGCGAACGATTAAAACAGTCGCTTGCGGAAGCAACAGGATGGACACAAACAGATATTGTGTATACAACCCCGATTATTTCTACGCACACAGGTCCAGGGGCCATCGGATTTATGTATTATACGGAGTAG
- a CDS encoding SCO family protein, with translation MKRIRLWLFALFLSLLVACQQSIPDAKNWPIEDFTFIDQNGQQFGLADLKGKVWVTDFIFTRCADVCPPMTANMAKLQKMAKEKGLDVHFVSFSVDPENDTPDALKAYVEKFQGDMSRWHLLTGYTQQEIERFAQKNFKAVVKKPQEGDQVIHGTDFYLVDQNGKIVKYYSGLNDVPYEEILKHIDMLQE, from the coding sequence ATGAAGCGTATACGTTTATGGTTATTTGCTTTATTTCTGTCCTTGCTTGTTGCTTGCCAACAATCAATTCCAGATGCAAAAAATTGGCCAATTGAAGATTTCACATTTATTGATCAAAATGGTCAACAGTTTGGTTTAGCTGATTTAAAAGGAAAAGTATGGGTGACTGATTTTATTTTTACGCGATGCGCTGATGTTTGTCCTCCAATGACGGCAAATATGGCGAAATTACAAAAAATGGCGAAGGAAAAAGGGTTAGACGTTCATTTTGTTTCGTTTAGTGTCGATCCTGAAAACGATACACCGGATGCATTAAAGGCATATGTTGAAAAGTTTCAGGGGGATATGAGCCGTTGGCACCTGCTTACTGGATACACACAACAAGAAATTGAACGTTTTGCCCAAAAAAACTTTAAAGCTGTCGTAAAAAAACCGCAAGAAGGCGATCAAGTCATTCACGGTACAGATTTTTATCTTGTTGATCAAAATGGGAAAATTGTGAAGTATTATAGTGGCTTAAACGATGTGCCTTACGAAGAAATTTTAAAACATATTGACATGTTACAAGAATAG